Proteins encoded by one window of Nicotiana tabacum cultivar K326 chromosome 10, ASM71507v2, whole genome shotgun sequence:
- the LOC107809017 gene encoding protein RRP6-like 3, with protein MENKESLKLAVKLTIATCLTVAISIFIAKSFQKVRKHNRKKKHSCYLNAEIKPQASFKRVFADNSYSQFKHLKLVNSNEDCTNFHPYKAEITELLKSSNVEFLELFGRNFEDLTMRELYVWVESESQLRELAEVLSKERVFAVDTEQHSLRSFLGFTALIQISTGSEDYLVDTIALHDVMGILRPVFANPGICKVFHGADNDVLWLQRDFHIYVVNLFDTAKACDVLSKPQRSLAYLLDLYCGIVANKLLQREDWRQRPLPAEMVQYARTDAHYLLYIAHRLSSELKEQDTENSSSLREDKFSSVLEANRRSNAICLQLFSKETDAYPGESVASSIISRYQSDQGSSMSSSDEMKLHDLVRRLCTWRDIMARVHDESLRYVLSEHAITALATKVPITEMGLYNTISEADQNPDSPSISSSFQSPSPVVCNHLDDLKYLFLDETRKDDDDYKLIIQKCLGSDGSCPLSVYNYALLSKTSLKMPVKSAFKQNGQKNSKQFAKKASRQLFVQKFSCKAPVYHNCRIYANDGRLLCYCDRRKLEWYVNRNLAKLIEEDPPAIMLLFEPKGRPEDEGNDFYIQSKRNICVGCGEGNHYLRYRIIPSCYRMHFPEHLKSHRSHDIVLLCVDCHEIAHAAAEKYKRKIATEFGIPLFVRRVVDSNQNQNTSESSVPKLSVKDEGVSPLQLRTAAMALLRHGSRMPANRQLLNFLNDIIRNYYGGREISDEDLERAMLIGMSPNERRRFEKQRKLACKGSNRSITPDGELDNKQAKGTSLPEEVSDNSSNSEENTNVLIVEDNNVSNHSSYPNFGVNSEYSVIHKNDFPHGRESLVKHDDVLPDSCDDESCNVSNGMANSVDNMNTNASSKNSKLSLLGHGPHGKQVVNHILNEHGDEGISQFCQRWRQVFVEAVHPRFLPAGWDIMHSGRRDFGEFSVYNPGKRTPTSTPEQ; from the exons ATGGAGAACAAGGAAAGTTTGAAGCTTGCTGTTAAGCTCACTATAGCTACTTGCCTCACAGTAGCCATTTCCATATTCATAGCAAAGAGCTTCCAGAAAGTTCGAAAACACAACAGGAAAAAGAAACACTCCTgttatctaaatgcagaaatCAAACCTCAAGCTTCATTCAAACGAGTTTTTGCCGATAACTCATATTCTCAATTCAAACACCTCAAGCTTGTCAACAGCAATG AGGATTGTACAAATTTTCATCCGTACAAGGCGGAGATTACGGAGTTGTTGAAGAGTTCAAATGTtgaatttttggagctttttggtaGAAATTTTGAAGATTTGACGATGCGCGAATTGTATGTATGGGTTGAGAGTGAGTCTCAATTACGGGAGCTTGCGGAGGTTTTGAGTAAGGAGAGAGTGTTTGCAGTTGATACAGAGCAGCATAGCTTGAGATCATTTCTCGGCTTCACAGCTCTAATTCAg ATATCAACTGGAAGCGAAGATTATCTTGTGGATACAATAGCTTTGCATGATGTAATGGGAATTCTTCGGCCCGTATTTGCTAACCCAGGAATTTGCAAG GTATTCCATGGTGCTGATAATGATGTTCTTTGGCTTCAAAGGGATTTCCACATTTATGTTGTTAATTTATTTGACACTGCAAAG GCTTGTGATGTGTTGTCTAAACCACAAAGGTCTTTGGCGTATTTGCTGGATTTGTACTGTGGCATTGTTGCAAATAAACTATTACAG AGAGAAGACTGGAGGCAACGTCCACTACCAGCTGAAATGGTGCAATATGCTCGAACTGATGCACACTATTTGTTGTACATCGCGCATCGTCTTTCTTCCGAACTCAAAGAACAGGATACTG AAAATTCATCAAGTCTCAGAGAGGACAAATTTAGCTCTGTGCTTGAGGCCAACCGGCGTTCCAATGCAATTTGCTTACAACTTTTCTCAAAAGAGACTGATGCTTACCCAGGAGAGTCTGTTGCATCATCTATAATCTCTCGTTATCAGAGTGATCAAGGAAGTTCCATGTCAAGTTCTGATGAGATGAAG CTTCATGACCTCGTGAGGCGATTGTGCACTTGGAGAGATATAATG GCTCGTGTACATGATGAAAGCTTGAGATATGTTTTATCTGAGCATGCCATTACTGCGCTTGCTACTAAAGTTCCTATAACAGAAATGGGTTTATACAACACCATATCTGAAGCCGATCAGAATCCAGACTCTCCGAGTATTAGTAGTTCATTTCAATCTCCTTCACCTGTAGTTTGCAATCACTTGGATGACCTCAAGTACTTGTTTTTAGATGAAACGCGAAAGGATGACGATGATTATAAGTTAATTATTCAAAAATGCCTGGGCTCTGATGGGAGTTGTCCTCTTTCTGTATACAACTATGCTCTACTATCCAAAACTAGTTTGAAGATGCCAGTTAAATCAGCTTTCAAACAAAATGGACAGAAAAATTCCAAGCAATTTGCTAAGAAGGCTTCTCGGCAGTTGTTTGTCCAAAAATTTTCGTGCAAAGCCCCCGTTTACCATAATTGTAGGATTTACGCAAATGATGGACGATTATTATGTTATTGTGATCGTCGAAAACTTGAATG GTATGTCAACCGAAATTTGGCGAAACTTATTGAAGAGGACCCTCCTGCTATAATGCTTCTTTTTGAGCCTAAAGGTCGCCCTGAAGATGAGGGTAATGACTTTTACATTCAAAGTAAGAGAAATATTTGTGTTGGCTGTGGTGAAGGAAATCACTATTTACGTTATCGAATCATACCTTCATGCTATAGAATGCACTTCCCTGAGCATTTAAAGAGCCATCGCTCTCATGACATCGTCCTTCTTTGTGTGGACTGCCATGAAATTGCTCATGCTGCTGCTGAGAAGTATAAGAGAAAGATAGCTACAGAATTTGGAATACCACTTTTTGTTCGTCGAGTAGTTGATTCTAATCAAAATCAGAATACATCAGAGTCATCTGTGCCAAAGTTAAGTGTAAAGGACGAAGGAGTATCTCCTTTGCAGTTGCGTACAGCAGCTATGGCATTGCTACGTCATGGATCTAGAATGCCAGCTAATCGCCAATTGCTTAATTTTCTAAATGAT ATTATCAGGAATTATTATGGTGGACGGGAAATTTCTGATGAAGATCTGGAAAGAGCTATGTTAATTGGGATGAGTCCTAATGAGAGAAGGCGATTTGAGAAACAGAGAAAATTAGCTTGCAAAGGTTCTAATAGAAGTATAACACCAGATGGTGAGCTAGATAATAAGCAAGCAAAAGGGACATCTCTGCCAGAGGAAGTCTCAGATAACTCGAGCAATAGTGAAGAAAATACCAATGTTTTAATAGTAGAGGACAATAATGTTAGCAATCACTCTTCATACCCCAATTTTGGGGTCAATAGTGAGTACTCTGTTATTCATAAAAATGATTTCCCGCACGGAAGAGAATCCCTAGTGAAACATGATGATGTTCTTCCGGATTCCTGTGATGATGAAAGCTGTAATGTATCTAATGGAATGGCCAATTCTGTTGATAATATGAATACTAATGCATCATCCAAAAACTCGAAGCTCTCGCTATTAGGGCATGGACCACATGGGAAGCAAGTTGTTAATCATATACTCAACGAGCATGGGGATGAGGGAATTAGTCAATTTTGTCAGCGATGGAGACAAGTTTTTGTTGAAGCTGTTCATCCACGCTTCTTACCTGCTGGCTGGGATATAATGCACAG TGGTAGAAGAGACTTTGGGGAGTTCAGCGTCTACAATCCTGGGAAAAGAACTCCGACATCTACTCCTGAGCAGTAG
- the LOC107809016 gene encoding putative protein S-acyltransferase 6 has protein sequence MASLEQPIEENDTTSVVAQVDTVIETMESQNLSIEEVEIDFLGKFKKILFTLWKNVVGIKTHNEENVTQNYRGDRVERVRLYHVWPGNNVFFLKGLLICGPDPRGLLLTIVSISLSSWVFAVYVARDISKHSSIKVLANLIMVSVIDPGIIPRNNESPATESTGNGRIRSKRVAINEVEMKLKYCRICNIHRPPRSCHCVICDNCVEKFDHHCPWIGQCIGLRNYRLYVLLLVMATVYFVYIFAFSCKKIQHKNSGNGMGFIGLVKDCPETLALTCFSFAAAFFVGGLTAYHVYLIATNQTANENFRQLYGSNRNAFDKGVVNNIKEILLSPWTPSKINFRSEIYRFDHLEHVTEP, from the exons ATGGCTTCTTTGGAGCAACCTATTGAAGAAAATGACACGACTTCAGTAGTTGCACAAGTCGATACGGTTATTGAAACAATGGAATCACAGAATTTGTCAATAGAGGAAGTTGAGATTGATTTCCTGggaaaatttaagaaaattttaTTCACCTTATGGAAAAATGTTGTGGGGATTAAAACACATAATGAAGAGAATGTAACACAAAATTATCGTGGAGATCGAGTTGAACGAGTCAGGTTATATCACGTTTGGCCAGGAAACAAT GTATTTTTCCTCAAAGGGTTACTGATATGTGGGCCAGATCCAAGAGGTTTGCTCTTGACTATTGTCTCTATTAGCCTCTCAAGTTGGGTTTTTGCTGTTTATGTTGCAAGGGATATATCAAAACACTCGAGCATCAAA GTTCTTGCCAACTTAATAATGGTTAGCGTCATTGATCCTGGCATTATTCCGAGAAATAATGAATCACCAGCCACTGAGTCGACGGGAAATGGTAGAATTAGAAGCAAAAGAGTTGCCATAAATGAGGTGGAAATGAAATTGAAATACTGCCGTATTTGTAACATACATCGTCCGCCTAGGAGTTGCCATTGCGTTATTTGTGACAATTGCGTTGAGAAATTTGACCACCATTGCCCTTGGATTGGTCAATGCATTGGACTG AGGAATTATCGACTTTATGTATTGCTATTGGTTATGGCAACTGTTTACTTCGTCTACATATTTGCTTTCTCATGCAAAAAGATTCAACATAAGAATTCTGGCAATGGCATGGGATTCATTGGTTTGGTAAAAGATTGCCCGGAGACATTGGCATTGACATGTTTCAGTTTTGCTGCTGCGTTTTTTGTTGGTGGATTGACTGCTTACCATGTGTATTTGATTGCTACAAATCAG ACTGCTAATGAGAATTTTAGGCAGCTGTACGGAAGCAATAGAAATGCATTTGACAAAGGAGTTGTGAATAATATTAAGGAGATTTTACTTTCACCTTGGACGCCTTCAAAGATCAATTTTCGTTCAGAAATATATAGATTTGATCATTTGGAACATGTCACAGAACCTTGA